The following proteins are co-located in the Deltaproteobacteria bacterium genome:
- a CDS encoding ferritin-like domain-containing protein, with translation MSDFLSGYSIQRWLESCPQGYLEHTSFGHAPELEEPALILDNPVLHDQAIDLTVLLVIGERCALAASSGLINSAPDEASKRFLATQTLDEARHVEIFTQRLYDFGVKKTELEDVLRQRANPHLVDFANVLLEKVDKKDFIAGVVGQNIVLEGMAFSVFEMIYAGNQTMNPKFAQVLSGTIADERRHVGFGENRIGSLIAEHPEKKAEVEKMQKDMSYHMLATFSGAFNRSREAMAVGRELNAAQRAEQGEVVF, from the coding sequence ATGTCCGACTTCCTGTCCGGCTATTCCATCCAGCGCTGGCTCGAGTCCTGCCCGCAGGGCTACTTGGAGCACACGAGCTTCGGGCACGCGCCCGAGCTGGAGGAGCCGGCGCTCATCCTCGACAACCCCGTCCTGCACGACCAGGCGATCGACCTGACCGTGCTGCTGGTGATCGGCGAGCGCTGCGCGCTCGCGGCCTCCTCGGGCCTGATCAACTCCGCGCCGGACGAGGCGAGCAAGCGCTTCCTCGCCACCCAGACGCTCGACGAGGCGCGCCACGTCGAGATCTTCACGCAGCGTCTCTACGATTTCGGCGTGAAGAAGACCGAGCTCGAGGACGTGCTCCGGCAGCGCGCGAACCCGCACCTGGTCGACTTCGCGAACGTCTTGCTCGAGAAGGTCGACAAGAAGGACTTCATCGCCGGCGTCGTGGGCCAGAACATCGTGCTCGAGGGCATGGCGTTCAGCGTCTTCGAGATGATCTACGCGGGCAACCAGACCATGAACCCGAAGTTCGCGCAGGTGCTCTCCGGCACGATCGCCGACGAGCGCCGCCACGTGGGCTTCGGCGAGAACCGGATCGGGTCCCTGATCGCGGAGCATCCCGAGAAGAAGGCCGAGGTCGAGAAGATGCAGAAGGACATGTCCTACCACATGCTGGCGACGTTCTCGGGCGCCTTCAACCGCAGCCGCGAGGCGATGGCGGTGGGCCGCGAGCTGAATGCGGCGCAGCGGGCCGAGCAGGGAGAGGTGGTCTTTT